One Candidatus Zixiibacteriota bacterium genomic window carries:
- the rplV gene encoding 50S ribosomal protein L22 encodes MLVTATARLLYLSIPPRKMRLVANMVKGMPVEEALNVLNFTPRIAAHHLAKTVKSAAANALSIEGTDSLRPEDLFIKDISVDQAPTAKRIRFQSMGRIFRIRKRFCHLTVLLEAEMEQQEQAKAPSKRKASAPEKAEDKPAAKTPAKKKAPAKKKAPAKKPATGKATASKTASKKEATDKKPTKKASAAKTKKPVASKKAEPKSKSADK; translated from the coding sequence ATGTTAGTAACTGCAACCGCCCGACTGCTGTATCTTAGCATCCCACCGCGCAAGATGCGTCTGGTAGCCAATATGGTGAAGGGTATGCCGGTTGAGGAAGCGCTCAACGTGCTTAACTTTACGCCTCGTATTGCCGCTCATCATCTGGCAAAAACGGTGAAATCGGCGGCCGCCAATGCTTTATCGATTGAAGGAACAGACAGCCTCCGGCCAGAAGACCTCTTTATTAAGGATATCTCGGTCGATCAGGCCCCGACGGCCAAACGTATCCGGTTCCAGTCGATGGGACGGATATTCCGCATTCGCAAGCGGTTCTGCCACCTAACAGTTCTTCTGGAGGCAGAGATGGAGCAGCAGGAGCAAGCCAAGGCGCCGTCAAAACGTAAGGCTAGTGCACCCGAGAAGGCAGAAGACAAACCTGCTGCCAAGACCCCGGCTAAGAAGAAAGCTCCGGCCAAGAAGAAGGCTCCAGCCAAAAAGCCTGCAACTGGCAAAGCCACTGCAAGCAAGACCGCTTCCAAGAAAGAAGCGACCGATAAGAAGCCGACAAAAAAAGCGTCGGCCGCTAAGAC
- the rpsS gene encoding 30S ribosomal protein S19, translating to MPRSLKKGPFIEDRLAYRIESLNNSGDKRVVKTWSRRSTITPDFVGHTVAVHNGNKFIPVYITETMVGHKLGEFSPTRTYRGHGGRLAERSSSLKG from the coding sequence ATGCCACGATCACTTAAAAAAGGCCCCTTTATTGAAGACCGGTTGGCCTACCGAATTGAGTCACTGAACAATAGCGGCGACAAGAGGGTTGTGAAAACCTGGTCGCGACGCTCCACTATTACGCCCGACTTTGTGGGACATACGGTGGCAGTACACAACGGAAATAAGTTCATCCCGGTCTACATTACTGAGACTATGGTGGGCCACAAACTTGGTGAGTTCTCCCCGACCCGCACCTATCGCGGGCACGGCGGCAGACTGGCAGAGCGTTCCTCGTCTCTGAAAGGATAG